A genome region from Anopheles stephensi strain Indian chromosome 2, UCI_ANSTEP_V1.0, whole genome shotgun sequence includes the following:
- the LOC118503081 gene encoding uncharacterized protein LOC118503081 yields MAKKGGVQQLQTEINTDDEFEKFLERDGLLVMDVYTEWCGPCVGMIGSLKKIKLELGGDNLQLAICKSDEIGALKRFRNKSEPTWLFASHGKIVNLMFGTNVPKLINLITEELDIELKCRAGELERSYYELWELTPEEQEREDVRQEREEEVARIEKEAAAKKRLDYITHVTDEIMTNIPDMGITLFMPHVHKDVFKKLHDHAEKHDLHMKEKRLVHLNPKMLEVLHFECENRLADDVFEQIYYKDIQAYVWKLTEGETRSPEEVIGAFVKIITEPVEVLDPDGNVEKVIPRMIEPLEMMYNANDGTWKMVSKLPPQKSASSIATTTSSESSQNASKETFDEEACPRLIIPGVWTPTNQRANAALFYLLFRHLTEHFLPPDPVPEPPHICMVFDAYKKRDVLEVAMNEKYKTQVMAFGYFSTGDPKTAELIAKTTERYMTKRPNVNDKLIMKVSKATSHAMLALTAMGPCYVSQNAVEGQEECAALFPPNYNFVEEENETGEVEKKKHKKKRRGKKSDTSVSSAADSAVSTTPSAEPGADGQGELGTIGEGSTGEEGETTSSSQNSPEKTGGEPEEGGAPS; encoded by the exons ATGGCGAAAAAGGGAGGAGTTCAGCAGCTCCAGACAGAAATCAACACGGATGATGAGTTTGAAAAATTTCTCGAGCGTGATGGGTTGCTTG TTATGGACGTGTACACGGAATGGTGCGGACCGTGCGTAGGTATGATTGGAAGTTTGAAGAAAATCAAGCTGGAACTCGGTGGAGACAACTTGCAGCTGGCCATC TGTAAATCGGACGAAATAGGCGCGCTGAAACGGTTCCGCAACAAGAGTGAGCCAACGTGGCTTTTTGCCTCG CATGGAAAGATCGTAAATCTGATGTTCGGCACAAATGTGCCGAAGCTGATCAACCTCATCACCGAAGAGCTGGACATTGAGCTAAAATGTCGGGCAGGTGAGCTGGAACGAAGCTACTACGAGCTATGGGAACTTACGCCCGAAGAGCAGGAGCGGGAAGATGTGCGCCAGGAGCGAGAAGAGGAGGTGGCCCGCATCGAGAAGGAAGCGGCCGCCAAGAAGCGGCTCGACTACATCACCCACGTTACGGACGAGATCATGACCAACATTCCGGACATGGGCATCACGCTCTTTATGCCGCACGTACACAAGGACGTGTTCAAGAAGCTGCACGATCACGCCGAAAAGCACGATCTCCACATGAAGGAGAAGCGACTGGTCCACCTGAACCCAAAGATGCTGGAAGTGCTGCACTTCGAGTGCGAAAACCGACTAGCGGACGATGTGTTCGAGCAGATCTACTACAAGGACATACAGGCGTACGTGTGGAAGCTTACCGAGGGCGAAACGCGCTCGCCGGAGGAGGTGATCGGAGCGTTCGTGAAGATAATCACCGAACCGGTCGAGGTGCTGGATCCGGACGGTAACGTGGAGAAGGTGATTCCCCGCATGATCGAACCGCTCGAGATGATGTACAATGCGAACGATGGAACGTGGAAGATGGTTTCGAAGTTGCCGCCGCAGAAGAGCGCAAGTTCGATTGCGACCACGACCTCTTCCGAGTCGTCCCAGAACGCTTCGAAGGAAACGTTCGACGAGGAGGCATGCCCCCGGCTGATCATCCCGGGTGTGTGGACACCGACGAATCAACGCGCCAATGCGGCCCTATTCTATCTACTGTTCCGTCAT CTAACGGAGCACTTTCTGCCACCGGAtccggtgccggaaccacCCCACATCTGCATGGTGTTTGACGCCTACAAGAAGCGGGACGTGCTCGAAGTGGCAATGAACGAGAAGTACAAAACGCAGGTTATGGCGTTCGGGTACTTTAGCACCGGTGATCCGAAAACGGCGGAACTGATCGCCAAAACGACCGAGCGCTACATGACCAAGCGCCCGAACGTCAACGACAAGCTCATCATGAAGGTGTCGAAGGCTACGAGCCACGCGATGCTTGCGCTAACCGCGATGGGTCCCTGCTACGTTAGCCAAAACGCTGTCGAGGGCCAGGAGGAGTGTGCGGCCCTGTTTCCACCCAACTACAACTTTGTggaggaagaaaatgaaaccggcgaggtggagaagaagaagcacaaaAAGAAGCGACGCGGCAAGAAGAGTGACACATCGGTATCATCCGCTGCGGATTCAGCCGTCTCGACCACGCCATCCGCAGAGCCGGGCGCTGATGGGCAGGGAGAGTTGGGAACGATCGGCGAAGGTTCGACCGGTGAGGAAGGAGAAACGACCTCTTCCTCTCAGAATTCGCCCGAAAAAACGGGTGGCGAGCCCGAGGAAGGTGGTGCTCCGTCCTAA
- the LOC118503079 gene encoding uncharacterized protein LOC118503079, whose translation MSAVPQKATQQPAAPAAAAITSSGTGSSSTRFRRQKIVPSVVARKFGANISTKSSPKVASSKEGAKEAPNHEESKQAAGKEEERATEVINLQQETVQTIETPSSCQVEEAQVAVVREDAPQAVIATSTAKPPVAFRRIKPKVAIPQTQKPAKSILKNATTPGKENPYAEKVVCVAKEDFVHALQKENSGSTVDAVSQQNDPVTVTDESLAPKQQSFPGEKDQDTSAISGASAGESIAALASKTLTTNTPLVKTIKRTMKISDCAPQIADLLKSSIKGKKSAVPGKPASTNGKVVVASKPPDLEEKLQNVSLTPKTLHEQEKPPSTQCKPSFENSAAGVAAADKVPGLEMRIDSIPPVSASPATPSTPCNAANAVVAAPKTIKRTYNVGHLAPQIADLIKASICKKTVRSTHTNGKVATVSKPPDPNSKLEHASLPPNASHEHLESKSAQMVAQHSKLTTEDCASTLSVTDIVPVLEIHLDKDSPNETIEPDPQPAEAAAEAEKVTVLEPCPDDACRQSEAAITIPPTPSVNPKPPPAPAEKAPTAVGQVSGGKQIQKVLKLTPEQWQSALQSAKNRKKAKNVILSKAKNDNNNVAATPPQAAIATESIPNEPPAEVPFVAPEVSAKSSGSTDANRVVNIISNIVLPPLNVPNGSPRSANTQVASATHGTATHPNIFSVSDDAVAISMPTMPPCPTSTAAVSPNVPPIYSGQYPKLLILHKPASASPSALSPDPSCGRLKLPQHSLSVTVLPSQTVRTGHSPIVPSPPKRPFALPTPEVTVTQTSPKQTPYANAAPAPLPTPIISVTVTPATNDDASNCFLANRVDPVPVDTRIVPKIVIDECDTADHDDSQASHSSTSSSSSSGQHAVPKNQPKNRSDCSTATPVKDCSTTTGMGCSPDIRDKLRAKSLFNLKMKKESEHSGQIPRQYPGPVANKQQANDDANILQRAASTAGVLERGIKKTVDHANTESSTDSVVARGVVTNITSSTTPHSKTSKLEPRYVISEVVRQSERVAAVAEPLTDVESNPVLKHAKEQSPEQLRKDVPQKGCAQLTPSKSTHTEAQAFDVPKNSAINDGPEDEPLVKSGFDDVAADTTDPPNTESTNAPTVDSTVCEETKDIEANVFFGFSSASIAYAERDFEDRSRTIDLVLAKRQSTEEGRSKQEQSIEPELVEVDSEAATSGGPVADNLDRSGSSPAPSDASLKKIEHTTDSAQQMEEEPRENVVTDVQQTQEHSPETLLNDSVVVISDSDEAAAENERENDNNKKPAEEVTDCVANERLEENEPTPPLHQAATTGVDLIIAMAAMRRQKRIPSAEDTSDREYEIDATEGAPATQRPRSSRSTPSTASRGGPLGHRKERHRYKRSLVKLLWKHVDVAALVKDLVDQEKRRFGYQSSSDEQEMSSKSESDELTPSSDGSLPEKTILDRILAKARTARGSSAGDGVVEKLSAECDQQRTAQFDQRDETEPCSVFIGDKCTEARNELLPSFASLPARSVAPVAQSNEAFVQEQPITAVCDKIETNVTICDTSSSAVTELNNTPTEQVQLAPGSRKRRLAEAARRFAKRKSSGRKRPKLSKAATAPIEMPLFRFNSSDGSRDEVVSDCSSDGLSTVEVAYSSSSISRKPANEARTENLPSGSKGEPLGRSRIGRRRYSSSSSSNSSTSRNSVSLSPDGTLSARGVSKSGKRRKARCRTKRSEHKPATVVATVDCDTSPSTSTTSNLDASQVAGQSTPAAVGQAAAAPRAFDNVSSRNNRGLKPAEEQPPEQLGKTVPKKGRARATASKSKQAEPQAFNAPNNSAISDRVNSSVHHDPEDEPLVKCGNCGGDVVAAAWEDHANYHNGAAYRVGVDATLDMKNVKAISTAILRFMKLHNRKELACERCGMVKRSGVGMASHYISCGLTELELEQSKPACVHCGRKMKAVSLLVHQQQHCRVLKEQQRQSAASEKRDDSSAAAKETTASGRKKRKSGASAERMIKKMSKEINEDPVRELMVEVTGRGVSNAIMQCWLSHLRQSEQAVCSSHECPFFGMTSEHMRREHDGNGGADPKPLFQCGKCTYMSSSQDGIKSHLTTEHPLVMRQVAAQRRQTPNLTSGSDSDVYTGYKDGSTTDDYDSFAPEDEDEGKGNKGSKGKKSALKPKKTPSKAGSKAISAELLLDSSMVSGGADETDVYKEMVLQESIEYKQDKLKYHLMSAKWTEEFRRTHYAARLLFADLRPDVDASYLRSVANLKDYLPIATCSMRYVQCNSGQYEPGYTAEKFTHRWQQKQTFDGEALGCESMFFCGGPVVSLDWLPLPDGAGNDCDQFLAVACKQRYDEYYSCEQLAMPRRSHKCLVQIWNVGPIQNIGSTKITLRCPRLAFAIACDYGPIWQLAFCPSGCYNDPAQEGDNLDRLGLLAVAGSDGDVHLYALSRSMADGDALFPRILPLRPAMLLSLSLSVESHNEPASDFTGRSVQRIAWSREKGHNVLAAGYSNGVVAVWNLSAQSSLLCGTKHGIRTLLPVHKVLHSSSSCITALDLHYSSGTRFLVVCNADRRLKVYDLGSGLYQPSETLSMVVRSRISAVRWMLHFPVLVIAYDDALYIDRCAYSVHQQRDIGLRMFNIFTVGSEMTDLGTNDWHSTNAVATGGGDLVCHRPVPFVHGMNYKKLPQILTTTIPMKLKAGDDSVDVSYYGGFSEEYGLLFADTDKVPTAMDTTALHLKTWRRAKFNHYPAVRLNQIRWNPNCNAYKYYAIGYQAGFVRVRVLRS comes from the exons ATGTCCGCTGTACCACAGAAAGCAACACAACAGCcggctgctcctgctgctgctgcaatcaCAAGCAGCGGAACaggtagcagcagtacgcgcTTTCGTCGGCAAAAAATAGTTCCCTCTGTGGTGGCGAGAAAATTCGGTGCTAACATCAGCACCAAAAGCTCACCAAAAGTTGCATCATCGAAGGAAGGTGCGAAGGAGGCACCAAACCACGAGGAATCGAAGCAAGCTGCTGGTAAAGAGGAGGAGAGAGCTACGGAGGTGATCAATTTGCAGCAGGAAACAGTACAAACGATCGAAACTCCATCATCATGCCAAGTCGAAGAAGCACAAGTTGCTGTAGTAAGGGAAGATGCTCCGCAAGCAGTCATTGCCACCAGCACGGCCAAACCACCAGTCGCTTTCCGACGCATCAAGCCAAAGGTTGCAATACCGCAAACACAGAAGCCGGCGAAATCTATTCTAAAAAATGCCACCACTCCTGGCAAGGAAAACCCGTACGCGGAAAAGGTCGTATGTGTGGCAAAGGAAGATTTTGTCCACGCACTACAGAAAGAAAACAGTGGATCTACGGTTGATGCCGTTTCGCAGCAAAACGATCCTGTAACTGTAACTGATGAATCGCTGGCACCAAAACAACAATCCTTTCCCGGAGAGAAGGACCAGGATACCAGTGCCATTAGCGGCGCTTCAGCAGGGGAGTCCATCGCAGCATTAGCTTCCAAAACGTTGACAACAAATACTCCCTTGGTCAAAACCATCAAACGCACCATGAAGATAAGTGATTGTGCGCCGCAAATTGCGGATTTGTTAAAAAGTAGCATCAAAGGCAAGAAATCGGCGGTCCCTGGTAAACCAGCGTCAACAAATGGGAAGGTGGTTGTTGCGTCAAAGCCGCCGGATCTTGAAGAGAAACTGCAAAACGTATCTCTGACTCCAAAAACATTACATGAACAAGAAAAACCTCCCTCAACGCAATGTAAACCGTCGTTCGAAAATAGTGCTGCGGGTGTAGCTGCTGCAGATAAAGTTCCCGGCTTAGAAATGCGAATCGATAGTATTCCACCGGTTTCCGCTTCTCCGGCAACTCCTAGCACTCCCTGCAATGCGGCGAACGCAGTCGTCGCCGCACCCAAAACCATCAAAAGGACCTACAATGTGGGCCATCTCGCACCACAAATAGCGGACTTGATTAAAGCTAGCATCTGTAAGAAAACCGTCCGGTCGACGCACACTAATGGGAAGGTAGCAACTGTATCGAAACCGCCAGATCCCAATTCAAAACTCGAGCACGCATCTTTACCTCCAAATGCATCACACGAACACCTAGAAAGTAAGTCGGCACAGATGGTTGCACAGCACAGTAAACTGACCACCGAAGACTGTGCTTCGACTCTATCGGTGACAGATATAGTCCCCGTCCTAGAAATACATCTCGATAAGGATTCTCCTAATGAAACTATTGAACCGGATCCACAACCagccgaagcagcagcagaagcagaaaaagtcACCGTGCTCGAACCCTGTCCGGATGATGCTTGCCGTCAATCCGAAGCGGCCATTACGATACCACCAACCCCTTCCGTTAacccaaaaccaccaccagctcccGCCGAAAAAGCACCCACTGCTGTTGGACAAGTGTCCGGGGGCAAACAAATCCAGAAGGTACTGAAGCTTACGCCCGAACAGTGGCAGTCAGCACTACAAAGTgcaaaaaatcgcaaaaaaGCCAAAAACGTGATTTTGTCCAAGGCTAAGAATGACAATAACAATGTGGCTGCAACACCACCACAAGCAGCAATTGCAACAGAAAGCATTCCAAATGAGCCTCCAGCAGAAGTGCCTTTTGTTGCACCTGAGGTTTCCGCCAAGTCTAGCGGCTCGACGGACGCAAACAGGGTGGTGAATATTATTTCAAACATAGTGTTGCCCCCGTTAAATGTGCCCAACGGTTCGCCTCGTTCAGCGAATACTCAAGTTGCTTCTGCGACGCATGGAACGGCCACCCATCCAAACATTTTCAGCGTGTCCGATGATGCGGTGGCCATAAGCATGCCTACAATGCCGCCCTGCCCAACATCAACAGCTGCTGTTTCACCGAACGTTCCACCGATTTATTCTGGCCAATACCCTAAGCTGTTGATTTTGCATAAACCCGCATCGGCTTCACCTTCTGCTTTGTCCCCTGATCCGTCCTGCGGTAGATTAAAGTTACCTCAACATTCCCTGAGTGTTACCGTGCTACCGAGCCAGACAGTTCGCACCGGACACTCGCCCATCGTTCCTTCGCCGCCGAAGAGACCCTTTGCGTTACCCACGCCCGAAGTAACCGTTACACAGACATCCCCGAAACAGACGCCTTACGCGAATGCTGCTCCTGCCCCGCTGCCCACACCGATTATTTCTGTAACCGTGACACCGGCGACCAATGATGATGCTAGTAACTGCTTCTTGGCTAACCGCGTGGACCCGGTGCCGGTTGATACTCGCATTGTTCCAAAGATTGTAATCGATGAATGTGACACGGCGGATCACGATGACAGCCAAGCGTCGCACTCGTCCACCTCCTCGTCATCTTCGTCGGGCCAGCATGCGGTGCCCAAGAATCAACCGAAGAATCGTTCCGACTGCTCCACAGCAACGCCAGTTAAAGATTGTTCGACAACTACTGGAATGGGATGCTCACCCGACATCCGGGACAAGCTGCGTGCGAAGTCGTTATTTAATTTGAAGATGAAAAAGGAATCCGAGCACAGCGGACAAATTCCACGACAGTATCCTGGCCCTGTGGCCAATAAGCAACAAGCCAACGACGATGCTAACATACTTCAACGTGCTGCATCAACAGCGGGAGTGTTAGAACGGGGTATCAAAAAAACCGTTGATCATGCAAACACGGAAAGTAGCACCGATTCCGTTGTAGCTCGAGGAGTTGTCACTAACATTACTTCGTCTACCACACCTCATTCGAAAACTTCCAAGCTAGAGCCACGATATGTGATCTCTGAGGTGGTCAGACAATCGGAaagagtagcagcagtagcagaacCTTTAACGGATGTGGAGAGCAACCCTGTTTTAAAGCATGCGAAAGAACAGTCACCGGAACAGTTACGGAAGGACGTGCCGCAGAAAGGATGTGCCCAACTAACTCCAAGCAAGTCGACGCATACTGAAGCACAAGCATTCGATGTTCCAAAGAACAGTGCGATAAACGATGGGCCGGAAGATGAGCCACTGGTCAAGAGTGGATTTGATGATGTGGCAGCTGACACAACAGATCCTCCAAACACGGAAAGCACCAATGCACCAACGGTCGATAGTACAGTTTGCGAGGAGACAAAGGATATTGAAGCGAATGTATTTTTCGGGTTTTCCAGTGCGTCCATTGCGTACGCAGAGCGAGATTTTGAGGACAGATCGCGCACCATCGATCTGGTGCTAGCGAAAAGACAATCCACCGAAGAAGGTAGAAGCAAGCAGGAACAGTCAATCGAACCGGAACTGGTTGAAGTAGACAGCGAAGCAGCTACTTCTGGCGGTCCAGTTGCTGATAATCTCGATCGTTCCGGTTCAAGCCCCGCTCCAAGCGATGCTAGCTTAAAAAAGATTGAGCATACAACCGATAGTGCTCAACAGATGGAAGAAGAACCTCGGGAAAATGTTGTAACCGACGTGCAACAGACACAAGAGCACTCCCCGGAAACGCTTTTGAACGATAGCGTCGTGGTGATATCGGATAGCGACGAAGCAGCCGCTGAAAATGAACGAGAAAATGACAACAACAAGAAGCCTGCTGAGGAAGTGACGGACTGTGTAGCGAATGAAAGGTTGGAAGAAAATGAGCCAACTCCACCACTACACCAGGCAGCAACAACAGGCGTTGATTTGATCATCGCCATGGCAGCAATGAGGCGCCAGAAGCGTATCCCTTCTGCTGAGGATACATCGGATCGGGAGTATGAGATTGATGCGACGGAAGGGGCACCTGCAACCCAACGCCCACGATCATCAAGATCAACACCATCCACTGCTTCCCGTGGCGGTCCGCTTGGCCACCGGAAAGAAAGGCACAGGTATAAAAGAAGCCTCGTGAAACTGTTGTGGAAGCACGTGGATGTTGCCGCTCTTGTAAAGGATTTGGTGGACCAAGAGAAGCGTCGCTTTGGTTATCAGTCGTCATCTGATGAACAAGAGATGAGCTCGAAGTCGGAATCGGATGAGCTTACCCCTTCCAGCGATGGGTCATTGCCAGAAAAAACGATTCTGGATCGAATTCTTGCTAAAGCGCGTACAGCACGAGGCAGCAGTGCGGGTGATGGTGTCGTCGAGAAATTGTCGGCCGAATGTGACCAACAGCGAACAGCACAATTTGACCAAAGAGATGAGACGGAGCCATGTTCCGTGTTCATCGGTGATAAATGTACGGAAGCGAGGAATGAGCTTTTGCCCTCCTTCGCAAGCTTGCCAGCTCGATCGGTTGCTCCTGTAGCGCAAAGCAATGAAGCATTCGTCCAAGAGCAGCCCATTACTGCTGTCTGTgataaaatcgaaacgaaTGTCACAATCTGTGATACATCGAGCAGTGCTGTAACAGAACTGAACAATACTCCCACTGAACAAGTACAACTTGCACCTGGTAGTAGAAAACGACGACTGGCGGAAGCGGCTAGACGCTTCGCGAAGCGCAAATCATCCGGACGGAAAAGGCCAAAGCTTAGCAAAGCGGCTACTGCACCGATCGAGATGCCGCTCTTCCGGTTCAATAGTTCGGATGGGTCGCGCGACGAGGTAGTTTCGGACTGCTCGTCGGATGGATTATCGACGGTGGAAGTGGCctatagcagcagcagcatcagcagaaaGCCAGCAAACGAAGCTAGAACGGAAAATCTTCCGTCCGGAAGTAAAGGAGAACCGCTGGGCAGAAGTAGGATAGGCAGAAGGCGATACTcgagcagtagcagtagtaacAGCAGCACTAGCCGGAACAGTGTCAGTCTCAGCCCTGACGGTACGTTGTCCGCTAGAGGCGTATCGAAGTCAGGCAAGAGGCGCAAAGCGCGTTGTCGAACGAAACGTAGCGAGCATAAACCCGCCACCGTTGTTGCTACCGTCGATTGCGACACCAGTCCTTCCACGTCCACTA CTTCCAACCTAGATGCGTCGCAGGTGGCCGGTCAAtcgacaccagcagcagtagggcaggcagcagcagcacctcgCGCTTTCGACAATGTTAGCTCGAGGAACAATCGCGGTTTAAAGCCTGCGGAAGAACAGCCACCGGAACAGCTGGGGAAGACTGTGCCGAAAAAGGGTCGTGCCCGAGCAACGGCAAGCAAGTCGAAGCAAGCCGAGCCTCAAGCATTCAATGCTCCAAACAACAGTGCAATAAGCGACCGGGTCAACAGCTCCGTGCACCATGATCCGGAGGATGAGCCGCTGGTCAAGTGTGGTAACTGTGGTGGTGATGTGGTCGCTGCGGCCTGGGAGGATCATGCCAACTATCACAATGGAGCAGCGTATCGGGTTGGGGTCGACGCAACGCTAGACATGAAAAACGTGAAAGCGATCTCAACGGCGATCTTGCGCTTTATGAAACTGCATAACCGCAAGGAGTTGGCCTGCGAACGGTGCGGAATGGTGAAGCGATCGGGCGTCGGGATGGCATCCCATTACATCTCGTGCGGGCTTAcggagctggagctggagcagAGCAAACCGGCCTGTGTGCACTGTGGGCGGAAGATGAAAGCCGTCAGCCTGTTggtgcatcagcagcagcactgccGCGTGCTGAAGGAACAGCAACGTCAAAGCGCGGCCAGCGAAAAAAGAGACGATTCGTCTGCTGCCGCCAAAGAGACGACTGCGAGTGGCCGGAAGAAGCGGAAATCGGGTGCCAG CGCCGAACGGATGATTAAAAAGATGTCCAAAGAAATAAATGAAGATCCGGTCCGTGAG TTGATGGTGGAAGTAACTGGCCGTGGAGTTAGCAACGCCATCATGCAGTGTTGGCTGTCACACCTCAGGCAATCGGAGCAAGCCGTTTGCAGTTCGCACGAGTGCCCGTTCTTTGGGATGACATCGGAGCACATGCGCCGGGAGCATGATGGTAATGGTGGAGCCGACCCGAAACCACTGTTCCAGTGTGGCAAATGTACGTACATGTCGTCGAGTCAGGACGGGATCAAGTCACATCTTACCACCGAACATCCTCTGGTGATGCGGCAAGTTGCTGCCCAACGGCGTCAAACGCCTAATCTAACCAGTGGTAGCGATTCTGATGTCTACACCGGATATAAGGATGGCAGCACCACGGACGATTATGACAGCTTTGCGCCTGAGGATGAGGACGAAGGGAAAGGCAACAAAGGGAGCAAGGGAAAGAAGAGCGCATTGAAACCGAAAAAGACGCCAAGCAAGGCCGGCAGCAAGGCGATCTCGGCGGAATTGCTGTTGGATTCTTCCATGGTGTCGGGCGGCGCTGACGAAACGGATGTGTATAAAGAGA TGGTACTGCAGGAATCGATAGAATACAAGCAGGATAAGCTAAAGTATCATCTGATGTCCGCAAAATGGACGGAAGAGTTCCGCCGAACGCATTACGCGGCACGGCTACTGTTTGCCGATTTACGTCCGGACGTGGACGCATCCTATCTGCGGTCGGTTGCCAACCTGAAAGACTATCTCCCAATAGCAACGTGCTCGATGCGCTACGTGCAGTGCAACTCGGGCCAATACGAACCGGGGTACACGGCGGAAAAGTTTACACACCGCTGGCAGCAGAAGCAAACGTTCGACGGTGAAGCGCTTGGGTGCGAATCGATGTTCTTCTGCGGTGGGCCGGTCGTATCACTCGACTGGCTGCCGTTGCCGGACGGGGCCGGGAACGATTGTGATCAGTTCCTGGCGGTGGCTTGCAAGCAGCGGTACGATGAGTATTACAGCTGCGAGCAACTCGCAATGCCCCGGCGGTCGCACAAGTGCCTGGTGCAGATCTGGAACGTTGGTCCTATTCAAAACATTGG ATCAACGAAGATTACACTTCGGTGCCCACGATTAGCATTCGCCATCGCGTGCGATTATGGTCCCATCTGGCAGCTGGCCTTCTGCCCTAGCGGATGCTACAACGATCCCGCCCAGGAGGGAGACAATCTCGATCGCCTAGGTTTACTGGCGGTAGCCGGTTCCGACGGGGACGTTCATTTGTACGCGTTAAGCCGAAGCATGGCAGACGGCGATGCGTTGTTCCCTCGAATTTTACCGCTTCGACCAGCTATGCTACTGTCGCTTAGTTTGTCCGTTGAATCACACAACGAACCTGCCTCAGACTTTACCGGACGAAGCGTGCAACGGATTGCGTGGTCACGGGAAAAGGGACACAACGTGCTGGCGGCCGGCTACTCGAACGGGGTCGTGGCGGTTTGGAATCTATCCGCGCAATCGTCCCTGCTCTGCGGGACGAAACACGGCATCCGAACACTGCTGCCCGTGCACAAGGTTCTTCACTCTAGCAGCAGCTGTATTACGGCACTGGATCTGCACTACAGCTCCGGCACACGGTTTCTCGTGGTTTGCAATGCCGACCGACGGTTGAAGGTGTACGATCTGGGCTCCGGGCTGTACCAACCGTCGGAAACGTTGAGTATGGTGGTGCGTAGTCGCATCTCGGCCGTCCGCTGGATGCTCCACTTCCCGGTACTGGTGATCGCGTACGACGATGCACTGTACATCGACCGGTGTGCGTACAGTGTGCATCAGCAGCGTGATATTGGTTTGCGCATGTTTAACATCTTTACAGTGGGGTCCGAAATGACGGATCTTGGGACGAATGATTGGCACAGTACGAATGCGGTGGCGACCGGTGGAGGAGATTTGGTATGCCATCGGCCGGTACCGTTTGTGCACGGTATGAACTACAAGAAGCTACCACAG ATTTTAACGACAACCATCCCGATGAAGCTGAAAGCTGGTGACGATTCTGTTGACGTTTCGTATTATGGTGGATTCTCCGAAGAGTATGGCCTCCTATTTGCCGACACTGATAAG GTCCCTACCGCTATGGACACAACGGCGCTGCATTTGAAAACGTGGCGTCGCGCAAAGTTCAACCATTATCCCGCCGTCCGCCTGAACCAAATCCGGTGGAATCCAAACTGCAACGCCTACAAATACTACGCCATCGGTTACCAGGCAGGGTTCGTCCGCGTACGAGTATTACGGTCCTAG